In the genome of Phlebotomus papatasi isolate M1 chromosome 2, Ppap_2.1, whole genome shotgun sequence, one region contains:
- the LOC129804900 gene encoding major facilitator superfamily domain-containing protein 6 isoform X1, with translation MENMRINKRLLPMKSHYFLFNAGTAPIVPFMPTFARQLGFSTVIVGTVYTILPIVGMLAKPTFGAIADRFQRQKLLFLLFLILTAVSFFAIMFIPPIPADSSVEFHCNGGAVDLKHCPKEGEHLDSTVIEKLQGEDSILRCDLQCKAEPWMWGVICDHWNVSQYCKDHVNDAEFSLTAVTKIRDLKLMEECLYIVVVEGDFGSAGLSNLFCPSHLNNKTTKYFKTPCTVHCDHEEINHLITETNIENRDVAGLYQFWLLFMFLVASWVGMAVVVSVGDAICFEMLDDKPHLYGNQRLWGAVGWGTFSIIAGVLVDKFSEGQLTKDYSVVFYMMLGLLVLDMIVSSKLQHTQTKLSTNIIKDVGALFGSVRIVIFFLWCIAVGLGTALVWNFLFWHLEDLAAAQGGDHLNWIKTLQGLAMGIQCFGGELPFFFLSGWILKKIGHIHAMSLVLSGFGLRFLLYSALTNPWWVLPIELLNGVTFGIFYSTMASYASIVAPPGTEATLQGLVGAVFEGVGVSMGSFIGGIAFDRIGGSLTFRWFGIGALVLLGAHVLVRRLHDRYSNKFGKTSNRARDESNIVNRTNSGGELTNGDGVNAIMTNQTNDESVQKEKNLLNESL, from the exons ATGGAAAACATGAGAATCAACAAGAGACTTCTTCCCATGAAGTCTCACTATTTCCTCTTCAATGCTG GGACGGCTCCTATTGTCCCCTTTATGCCTACCTTTGCCAGACAGTTGGGATTCTCAACTGTTATCGTGGGAACAGTTTATACAATTTTACCAATTGTTGGGATGCTGGCTAAACCAACTTTTGGGGCCATTGCTGACAGATTTCAGAGGCAGAAGCTCCTTTTCCTTTTGTTTCTG ATCCTCACTGCTGTCTCCTTTTTTGCCATTATGTTCATCCCACCAATTCCTGCAGACTCCTCCGTTGAATTCCACTGCAACGGAGGAGCTGTAGATCTCAAACATTGTCCCAAGGAAGGTGAACATTTAGACAGTACAGTGATTGAGAAGCTCCAGGGGGAAGATTCAATATTGAGATGTGATCTTCAGTGCAAAGCTGAACCGTGGATGTGGGGTGTAATCTGTGATCACTGGAATGTCAGCCAGTATTGTAAAGATCATGTGAATGATGCAGAATTCTCCCTGACGGCAGTTACTAAAATCAGGGATTTGAAGTTGATGGAGGAGTGTCTCTATATTGTGGTTGTTGAAGGGGATTTTGGTTCAGCCGGACTGTCCAATCTCTTCTGCCCAAGTCATCTGAAcaataaaaccaccaaataCTTCAAAACTCCCTGCACAGTTCACTGTGATCACGAGGAGATTAACCACCTAATCACGGAGACCAACATAGAAAATCGAGATGTAGCTGGACTCTATCAATTCTGGCTACTCTTCATGTTCCTGGTGGCCAGTTGGGTGGGCATGGCGGTAGTTGTGAGTGTGGGAGATGCAATATGCTTCGAGATGCTCGATGACAAGCCCCATTTGTATGGGAATCAGAGGCTATGGGGTGCTGTGGGATGGGGCACGTTCTCAATCATTGCCGGTGTCCTAGTGGACAAGTTTTCCGAGGGACAGTTGACAAAGGACTATTCAGTGGTGTTTTATATGATGCTGGGACTTTTGGTGCTGGACATGATAGTCTCGTCAAAATTGCAA CATACGCAAACAAAACTCTCCACAAATATTATAAAAGACGTTGGGGCTCTTTTTGGCTCCGTGAGAATTGTGATCTTCTTTCTGTGGTGCATTGCTGTGGGATTGGGTACGGCCCTTGTGTGGAACTTTCTCTTTTGGCATCTCGAGGATCTGGCGGCAGCACAGGGCGG GGATCACTTGAATTGGATAAAAACTCTCCAAGGACTGGCCATGGGGATCCAGTGTTTCGGCGGAGAATTGCCTTTTTTCTTCCTCTCAGGATGGATTCTGAAGAAAATTGGTCACATCCATGCCATGAGTTTGGTTCTGTCGGGCTTTGGACTGAGATTCCTTCTCTATTCAGCCCTCACGAATCCCTGGTGGGTTCTGCCAATTGAACTGCTGAATGGAGTGACTTTTGGTATCTTCTACTCGACTATGGCATCCTACGCCAGCATTGTGGCTCCACCAGGAACAGAAGCCACGCTTCAG GGTCTGGTAGGAGCTGTCTTCGAGGGTGTAGGTGTCTCCATGGGGAGCTTTATTGGTGGCATAGCATTTGACAGGATCGGCGGGAGTCTGACTTTCCGTTGGTTTGGCATCGGTGCTCTCGTGCTGCTCGGTGCACACGTTCTTGTGCGCCGACTTCACGATCGCTACTCCAACAAATTCGGTAAGACTTCCAATAGGGCTAGAGACGAAAGTAACATTGTAAATCGCACGAATTCCGGTGGAGAGTTAACTAATGGTGATGGCGTGAATGCCATCATGACAAATCAGACAAATGATGAGAGTGTGCAGAAGGAAAAGAATCTATTGAATGAATCACTGTGA
- the LOC129804900 gene encoding major facilitator superfamily domain-containing protein 6 isoform X2 codes for MENMRINKRLLPMKSHYFLFNAGTAPIVPFMPTFARQLGFSTVIVGTVYTILPIVGMLAKPTFGAIADRFQRQKLLFLLFLILTAVSFFAIMFIPPIPADSSVEFHCNGGAVDLKHCPKEGEHLDSTVIEKLQGEDSILRCDLQCKAEPWMWGVICDHWNVSQYCKDHVNDAEFSLTAVTKIRDLKLMEECLYIVVVEGDFGSAGLSNLFCPSHLNNKTTKYFKTPCTVHCDHEEINHLITETNIENRDVAGLYQFWLLFMFLVASWVGMAVVVSVGDAICFEMLDDKPHLYGNQRLWGAVGWGTFSIIAGVLVDKFSEGQLTKDYSVVFYMMLGLLVLDMIVSSKLQHTQTKLSTNIIKDVGALFGSVRIVIFFLWCIAVGLGTALVWNFLFWHLEDLAAAQGGDHLNWIKTLQGLAMGIQCFGGELPFFFLSGWILKKIGHIHAMSLVLSGFGLRFLLYSALTNPWWVLPIELLNGVTFGIFYSTMASYASIVAPPGTEATLQGLVGAVFEGVGVSMGSFIGGIAFDRIGGSLTFRWFGIGALVLLGAHVLVRRLHDRYSNKFELMQNEYRTPTDAMNMLDDDTQPNSPFP; via the exons ATGGAAAACATGAGAATCAACAAGAGACTTCTTCCCATGAAGTCTCACTATTTCCTCTTCAATGCTG GGACGGCTCCTATTGTCCCCTTTATGCCTACCTTTGCCAGACAGTTGGGATTCTCAACTGTTATCGTGGGAACAGTTTATACAATTTTACCAATTGTTGGGATGCTGGCTAAACCAACTTTTGGGGCCATTGCTGACAGATTTCAGAGGCAGAAGCTCCTTTTCCTTTTGTTTCTG ATCCTCACTGCTGTCTCCTTTTTTGCCATTATGTTCATCCCACCAATTCCTGCAGACTCCTCCGTTGAATTCCACTGCAACGGAGGAGCTGTAGATCTCAAACATTGTCCCAAGGAAGGTGAACATTTAGACAGTACAGTGATTGAGAAGCTCCAGGGGGAAGATTCAATATTGAGATGTGATCTTCAGTGCAAAGCTGAACCGTGGATGTGGGGTGTAATCTGTGATCACTGGAATGTCAGCCAGTATTGTAAAGATCATGTGAATGATGCAGAATTCTCCCTGACGGCAGTTACTAAAATCAGGGATTTGAAGTTGATGGAGGAGTGTCTCTATATTGTGGTTGTTGAAGGGGATTTTGGTTCAGCCGGACTGTCCAATCTCTTCTGCCCAAGTCATCTGAAcaataaaaccaccaaataCTTCAAAACTCCCTGCACAGTTCACTGTGATCACGAGGAGATTAACCACCTAATCACGGAGACCAACATAGAAAATCGAGATGTAGCTGGACTCTATCAATTCTGGCTACTCTTCATGTTCCTGGTGGCCAGTTGGGTGGGCATGGCGGTAGTTGTGAGTGTGGGAGATGCAATATGCTTCGAGATGCTCGATGACAAGCCCCATTTGTATGGGAATCAGAGGCTATGGGGTGCTGTGGGATGGGGCACGTTCTCAATCATTGCCGGTGTCCTAGTGGACAAGTTTTCCGAGGGACAGTTGACAAAGGACTATTCAGTGGTGTTTTATATGATGCTGGGACTTTTGGTGCTGGACATGATAGTCTCGTCAAAATTGCAA CATACGCAAACAAAACTCTCCACAAATATTATAAAAGACGTTGGGGCTCTTTTTGGCTCCGTGAGAATTGTGATCTTCTTTCTGTGGTGCATTGCTGTGGGATTGGGTACGGCCCTTGTGTGGAACTTTCTCTTTTGGCATCTCGAGGATCTGGCGGCAGCACAGGGCGG GGATCACTTGAATTGGATAAAAACTCTCCAAGGACTGGCCATGGGGATCCAGTGTTTCGGCGGAGAATTGCCTTTTTTCTTCCTCTCAGGATGGATTCTGAAGAAAATTGGTCACATCCATGCCATGAGTTTGGTTCTGTCGGGCTTTGGACTGAGATTCCTTCTCTATTCAGCCCTCACGAATCCCTGGTGGGTTCTGCCAATTGAACTGCTGAATGGAGTGACTTTTGGTATCTTCTACTCGACTATGGCATCCTACGCCAGCATTGTGGCTCCACCAGGAACAGAAGCCACGCTTCAG GGTCTGGTAGGAGCTGTCTTCGAGGGTGTAGGTGTCTCCATGGGGAGCTTTATTGGTGGCATAGCATTTGACAGGATCGGCGGGAGTCTGACTTTCCGTTGGTTTGGCATCGGTGCTCTCGTGCTGCTCGGTGCACACGTTCTTGTGCGCCGACTTCACGATCGCTACTCCAACAAATTCG AACTCATGCAAAACGAATACAGAACACCTACAGATGCGATGAACATGCTCGATGACGACACACAACCAAATTCACCATTTCCGTGA
- the LOC129804953 gene encoding biogenesis of lysosome-related organelles complex 1 subunit 6, which translates to MSESTCDSKDESSAINSEYPSEKTINLLATGIVNLYQADLEKIKKDLRNLTSKQEKLMGQLEEEKERLDEKQLRDIQEMMDKVKIYREKLLNIKKQMTSIHQRSKHLVKRSQDLQEFKEKEKQQRIQKRRQEEALIGKP; encoded by the exons ATGAGTGAAAGTACCTGTGATAGCAAGGATGAGTCCTCAGCAATCAATTCTGAGTATCCCTCAGAGAAAACTATAAATCTCCTGGCTACGGGAATTGTAAACCTCTACCAAGCAGACTTGGAGAAGATAAAGAAGGACTTAAGGAATTTAAC ATCGAAGCAAGAGAAGTTAATGGGTCAACTGGAGGAGGAAAAAGAACGATTGGATGAAAAGCAGCTGAGGGATATACAGGAAATG ATGGACAAAGTGAAGATttacagagaaaaattattaaatattaagaagCAAATGACGAGTATTCATCAGAGATCTAAGCATTTGGTG AAGCGTTCTCAAGACCTGCAGGAATTCAAGGAGAAGGAAAAACAGCAGAGGATCCAAAAGAGACGACAAGAAGAAGCCCTAATTGGCAAACCATGA
- the LOC129804935 gene encoding syntaxin-17 yields MASGSMPLKMAEISIRKFNEDAIPSHLGLLRNHKSQIEKSLALHDWERVKREEINATRVIKQLKNLLLEMEILRDKIQQEEVPKFDDLTNKSRREAIESIQEFVELKLKSPDKSRSSTYSNLEDVDVVEDLPRLESEFQLTEHQLKAREACLTEYENLHREVQDIHELFHKFHENVQEQAESVNLVEENVSQTEVNVQQGEQNLRTALKYKKAMYPVCGALIGTCIGGPIGFFAGLKAGGLAAVGCGILGFTGGEILKRKEREGIEEATEPEQATESAKNK; encoded by the coding sequence ATGGCAAGTGGGTCAATGCCACTGAAGATGGCTGAGATATCCATCAGGAAGTTCAACGAGGATGCAATTCCCAGTCATTTGGGCCTTCTGAGGAATCATAAAAGTCAGATTGAGAAGAGCTTAGCTCTGCATGATTGGGAGCGCGTCAAGAGGGAAGAAATCAATGCAACGAGGGTGATAAAGCAGCTGAAGAATCTCCTGCTTGAAATGGAGATCCTGAGGGATAAGATCCAGCAAGAAGAAGTGCCCAAATTTGATGATTTGACAAACAAATCTCGTCGAGAAGCAATTGAGAGTATTCAGGAATTTGTGGAGCTTAAGCTAAAGTCTCCAGATAAATCCCGGAGTTCCACGTACAGTAACCTCGAGGATGTGGACGTAGTTGAAGATCTGCCAAGGCTAGAGTCTGAATTCCAACTCACAGAGCATCAACTGAAAGCCCGAGAAGCCTGCCTGACAGAATACGAAAATCTTCACCGGGAAGTCCAAGACATTCACGAGCTATTCCACAAATTCCACGagaatgtccaggagcaagcgGAGAGTGTAAATCTCGTCGAAGAGAATGTCTCTCAAACGGAAGTCAATGTACAGCAGGGCGAGCAGAATCTTCGAACCGCCCTGAAGTACAAAAAAGCCATGTATCCGGTTTGTGGAGCTCTCATTGGGACTTGCATTGGAGGTCCTATTGGATTCTTCGCCGGACTCAAAGCTGGTGGCCTGGCTGCAGTTGGATGTGGCATTCTAGGCTTCACAGGTGGTGAAATACTCAAAAGGAAGGAGCGAGAAGGCATCGAAGAAGCCACGGAACCTGAGCAAGCGACAGAATCCGCCAAAAACAAATGA
- the LOC129804940 gene encoding uncharacterized Golgi apparatus membrane protein-like protein CG5021 isoform X1, translating to MSSATVPLLDDDTVPFGEEDNLDGAPQKKYTHPYITFFHLFFRGASVVVYMLCGWFSESFIASFVAVVLLLSADFWTVKNLSGRFLVGMRWWNFVDDEGISHWVFESKKNTQVSRVNAHESRIFWLALILFPVIWAVFFIVALFGLKFKWLLLVLIALALNGANLYGYVKCNFGANKNIGSVTTDFVRTQVLKNAFDMMTKPTNQPTTTKPTGVI from the exons ATGTCATCAGCGACG GTACCACTCTTGGACGATGACACTGTGCCATTTGGCGAAGAGGACAACCTCGATGGAGCTCCACAGAAGAAATACAC ACATCCCTACATCACATTCTTTCACCTGTTTTTTCGTGGAGCCTCGGTGGTTGTCTACATGCTGTGTGGATGGTTCAGTGAATCCTTTATTGCGAGCTTTGTGGCTGTTGTTCTTCTACTCTCAGCCGATTTCTGGACAGTGAAAAATCTCAGTGGGCGTTTTCTGGTCGGCATGCGATGGTGGAATTTTGTCGATGACGAAGGAATATCCCATTGGGTTTTTGAATCCAAGAAAAATACCCAAGTCAGCCGGGTGAATGCGCATGAATCGAGAATCTTTTGGTTGGCTCTGATTCTTTTCCCCGTTATCTGGGCAGTATTTTTCATAGTAGCCCTGTTTGGGCTCAAATTCAAGTGGCTCCTGTTGGTCCTGATAGCTTTGGCTCTCAATGGAGCCAATCTCTATGGGTATGTAAAGTGCAATTTTGGAGCTAACAAAAATATTGGATCAGTTACGACGGATTTTGTGCGGACGCAAGTACTGAAAAATGCTTTTGATATGATGACAAAGCCTACAAATCAGCCTACTACGACCAAACCAACGGGGGTTATTTAA
- the LOC129804940 gene encoding uncharacterized Golgi apparatus membrane protein-like protein CG5021 isoform X2: MTLCHLAKRTTSMELHRRNTRKFAGKMSFGVILSRTLSSRHPYITFFHLFFRGASVVVYMLCGWFSESFIASFVAVVLLLSADFWTVKNLSGRFLVGMRWWNFVDDEGISHWVFESKKNTQVSRVNAHESRIFWLALILFPVIWAVFFIVALFGLKFKWLLLVLIALALNGANLYGYVKCNFGANKNIGSVTTDFVRTQVLKNAFDMMTKPTNQPTTTKPTGVI, translated from the coding sequence ATGACACTGTGCCATTTGGCGAAGAGGACAACCTCGATGGAGCTCCACAGAAGAAATACACGTAAGTTTGCTGGAAAGATGTCTTTTGGGGTGATTCTCTCAAGGACTTTGTCTTCCAGACATCCCTACATCACATTCTTTCACCTGTTTTTTCGTGGAGCCTCGGTGGTTGTCTACATGCTGTGTGGATGGTTCAGTGAATCCTTTATTGCGAGCTTTGTGGCTGTTGTTCTTCTACTCTCAGCCGATTTCTGGACAGTGAAAAATCTCAGTGGGCGTTTTCTGGTCGGCATGCGATGGTGGAATTTTGTCGATGACGAAGGAATATCCCATTGGGTTTTTGAATCCAAGAAAAATACCCAAGTCAGCCGGGTGAATGCGCATGAATCGAGAATCTTTTGGTTGGCTCTGATTCTTTTCCCCGTTATCTGGGCAGTATTTTTCATAGTAGCCCTGTTTGGGCTCAAATTCAAGTGGCTCCTGTTGGTCCTGATAGCTTTGGCTCTCAATGGAGCCAATCTCTATGGGTATGTAAAGTGCAATTTTGGAGCTAACAAAAATATTGGATCAGTTACGACGGATTTTGTGCGGACGCAAGTACTGAAAAATGCTTTTGATATGATGACAAAGCCTACAAATCAGCCTACTACGACCAAACCAACGGGGGTTATTTAA